From one Microbulbifer sp. A4B17 genomic stretch:
- the coxB gene encoding cytochrome c oxidase subunit II, translating into MLRGFDRLFALLATSLSVQTVLADEQDVERWGVNMPQGVTEVAQTTYELHMLIFWICVAIGALVFSIMFYSMWRHRKSKGYKAAQFHESTAVELVWTIIPTVILILMAIPATKTLYDIYDTEEADLDIMITGYQWKWKYEYRDSDVAFFSSLSTPKAQIDNLQPKGSNYLLEVDEPLVVPIKKKIRFLITANDVIHAWWVPDLAVKKDAIPGFINDAWTRIEEPGIYRGQCAELCGKDHGFMPIVVKAVPQEEYDAWLSSRAAEAVKMRELTGKTFTFEELFAQGEKVYNRTCAACHQPNGQGVPGVFPPIAGSKIATGPLNGHLDIVIDGSAANPAMQAFGEQLSEVDLAAVITYQRNAFGNEMGDTVQPVDILNFKNKQ; encoded by the coding sequence ATGTTGAGAGGCTTCGATCGGCTGTTCGCCTTGCTGGCTACTTCGCTATCTGTACAAACTGTTTTAGCAGATGAACAGGATGTTGAGCGCTGGGGGGTAAATATGCCCCAAGGGGTGACAGAAGTCGCCCAGACTACTTATGAGCTGCATATGCTGATCTTTTGGATCTGTGTAGCCATCGGTGCGCTAGTGTTCAGTATCATGTTCTATAGCATGTGGCGCCACCGCAAGAGTAAGGGATACAAAGCGGCCCAATTTCATGAAAGTACGGCAGTGGAACTGGTTTGGACCATAATACCCACTGTCATCCTGATTTTGATGGCAATTCCAGCCACCAAAACACTCTATGACATTTATGATACCGAGGAGGCAGACCTTGATATCATGATCACTGGGTACCAGTGGAAGTGGAAGTATGAATATCGGGATTCCGATGTTGCTTTTTTTTCCAGCCTGTCTACACCTAAAGCGCAAATTGATAACCTCCAGCCAAAAGGCTCCAACTATCTCCTTGAGGTTGATGAACCTCTGGTTGTACCTATCAAGAAAAAAATCCGTTTCCTAATTACCGCCAATGATGTGATACATGCTTGGTGGGTTCCAGACCTCGCTGTTAAAAAAGATGCTATTCCAGGCTTTATAAACGACGCCTGGACTCGTATTGAGGAACCGGGGATATACCGGGGTCAGTGCGCAGAACTATGCGGAAAAGACCACGGCTTTATGCCTATAGTTGTAAAGGCGGTGCCCCAGGAGGAGTACGATGCTTGGTTGAGCTCGCGAGCTGCAGAGGCGGTCAAAATGCGTGAGCTTACCGGGAAAACTTTTACATTCGAAGAGCTCTTCGCTCAGGGTGAAAAAGTCTATAACCGCACTTGTGCAGCCTGCCATCAACCTAATGGACAAGGGGTACCCGGAGTTTTCCCCCCTATTGCAGGTTCAAAGATTGCCACCGGCCCGCTAAATGGCCACTTAGATATCGTTATCGATGGATCAGCAGCAAACCCAGCAATGCAGGCTTTTGGCGAACAATTGTCGGAAGTTGATTTGGCTGCAGTAATTACCTATCAACGCAATGCATTCGGTAACGAGATGGGTGATACGGTTCAGCCCGTTGACATACTCAATTTCAAGAATAAGCAGTAA
- the ctaD gene encoding cytochrome c oxidase subunit I has product MAHGPQPGLKRWLYTTNHKDIGSMYLWFSFAMFLLGGCMALVIRAELFEPGLQIVQPEFFNQMTTMHGLIMVFGAVMPAFVGLANWMIPMMIGAPDMALPRMNNWSFWILPFAFAMLASTLFMEGGAPNFGWTFYAPLSTEYAPPSVTFFIFAIHIMGASSIMGAINIIATILNMRAPGMTLMKMPLFVWTWLITAYLLIAVMPVLAGVVTMMLMDIHFGTSFFSAAGGGDPVLFQHVFWFFGHPEVYIMILPAFGIISAIIPTFTRKPLFGYSSMVYATAAIAFLSFIVWAHHMFTVGMPIAGELFFMYATMLIAVPTGVKIFNWVSTMFRGSMTFETPMLFAIAFIILFAIGGFSGLMLAIAPADFQYHDTYFVVAHFHYVLVPGAIFSITAGVYYWLPKWTGHMYSETMGKVHFWLAFIGLNVTFFPMHFVGLAGMPRRIPDYALQFADFNQISSIGAFLFGAAQIVFLFNVVRTVMGGKKASDQVWDNPEGLEWTVPSPAPYHTFSTPPVVR; this is encoded by the coding sequence ATGGCACATGGTCCTCAGCCTGGTTTAAAGCGTTGGCTCTATACGACCAACCACAAAGATATAGGGTCTATGTATTTGTGGTTTAGCTTTGCAATGTTTCTGCTCGGTGGATGTATGGCTTTAGTTATTCGGGCCGAGCTATTCGAGCCTGGTTTGCAAATAGTGCAACCGGAATTCTTTAATCAAATGACTACCATGCACGGACTTATCATGGTGTTTGGTGCAGTTATGCCTGCCTTTGTCGGCTTGGCAAACTGGATGATACCAATGATGATAGGTGCGCCAGACATGGCATTGCCAAGGATGAATAACTGGAGTTTTTGGATTCTTCCCTTTGCTTTTGCAATGCTGGCTTCAACCCTGTTTATGGAAGGTGGAGCACCAAATTTTGGATGGACTTTCTACGCACCATTATCAACAGAGTATGCACCTCCCAGCGTGACTTTCTTTATCTTTGCCATTCATATTATGGGTGCGTCATCCATTATGGGGGCAATTAATATTATCGCTACCATCTTGAATATGCGTGCTCCGGGTATGACTTTGATGAAAATGCCCCTGTTCGTATGGACATGGTTAATTACCGCCTATCTCTTGATTGCTGTAATGCCGGTGTTAGCTGGTGTGGTAACCATGATGTTGATGGATATACATTTTGGTACGAGTTTCTTCAGCGCAGCTGGTGGTGGCGATCCAGTGTTGTTCCAGCATGTATTCTGGTTCTTTGGTCACCCTGAAGTTTACATCATGATTTTGCCCGCATTCGGCATCATCTCAGCAATTATTCCCACCTTCACGCGCAAGCCCCTATTTGGGTATAGCTCCATGGTTTACGCCACAGCGGCGATTGCGTTTTTGAGCTTTATCGTGTGGGCTCACCACATGTTCACGGTGGGCATGCCGATTGCCGGTGAATTATTTTTTATGTACGCCACTATGCTGATTGCTGTACCAACAGGTGTAAAAATCTTCAATTGGGTTTCCACCATGTTCCGGGGATCCATGACGTTTGAAACTCCAATGTTATTTGCTATTGCGTTCATCATTCTTTTCGCAATAGGTGGATTCTCGGGATTGATGCTGGCGATTGCACCGGCAGACTTCCAATATCATGACACTTATTTTGTCGTAGCACATTTCCATTATGTACTGGTTCCTGGAGCTATCTTCTCCATTACAGCTGGAGTTTACTATTGGCTACCTAAGTGGACTGGTCATATGTATAGCGAAACCATGGGTAAGGTCCATTTCTGGCTTGCATTTATTGGCTTGAATGTAACCTTCTTCCCAATGCATTTTGTTGGTCTCGCTGGCATGCCACGTCGAATACCAGATTATGCGCTTCAATTTGCCGACTTTAACCAGATATCCAGTATAGGCGCATTTCTCTTTGGAGCGGCACAGATCGTATTTCTTTTTAATGTTGTGCGAACGGTGATGGGGGGTAAAAAAGCATCCGATCAGGTCTGGGACAATCCAGAAGGCCTGGAGTGGACCGTGCCATCTCCTGCTCCTTACCATACTTTCAGCACACCGCCGGTAGTGCGTTAA
- a CDS encoding cytochrome c oxidase assembly protein has protein sequence MKIGANARVSIKLLAVAVSMLVFAIFIMPPIYDAFCEITGLNGKTGGRYEAVPAVVDKSRIVTVQFIASNNENMPWRFRPSVISMKVHPGEIKDTVFLAENNTSKDMVGQAIPSMVPFKAAEYFHKTECFCFNQQELKAGESAELPLRFIVDPDLPANVNTVTLSYTLFDVTERFANKTDKNQIDPEREG, from the coding sequence ATGAAAATTGGAGCAAATGCCAGGGTATCTATCAAGCTGCTGGCTGTTGCAGTCAGCATGCTGGTATTTGCAATATTTATTATGCCCCCTATCTATGATGCCTTCTGTGAGATTACTGGATTAAATGGAAAGACTGGTGGGCGTTATGAGGCGGTACCTGCAGTAGTTGACAAGAGTCGAATAGTCACAGTTCAGTTTATAGCGAGCAATAATGAGAATATGCCCTGGAGATTTAGGCCCAGTGTAATATCTATGAAAGTTCATCCGGGAGAAATCAAGGATACCGTATTTCTTGCCGAAAATAATACTTCAAAAGATATGGTGGGTCAGGCAATTCCCAGCATGGTTCCATTTAAAGCCGCCGAGTATTTTCATAAAACTGAATGCTTTTGTTTTAACCAACAGGAATTAAAAGCGGGAGAAAGTGCGGAATTACCACTACGTTTTATTGTGGATCCAGATCTTCCCGCAAATGTAAACACTGTAACCCTTTCCTATACTTTGTTCGATGTGACGGAAAGATTTGCCAATAAAACTGATAAAAATCAGATCGACCCCGAGCGAGAGGGATAA
- a CDS encoding cytochrome c oxidase subunit 3, translated as MASESSYYVPEQSRLPIFATIGLFLIAFGAANWINGGSPYIFFTGAFAMAAVLWFWFAAVIKENMAGLNSDQLKRSYVWGMGWFIFSEVMFFAAFFGALYYIRNFSVPWLGGEGDRGISNMLWEGFESSWPLYVTPDAAAHGDTAKFMGPKDVIDPWHLPLWNTIILLTSSVTIHFAHVFLKKNQRNNFNILLTITVFLGVMFIFLQAKEYYEAYQHLGLTLESGIYGTTFFMLTGFHGAHVTLGTIMLIIMLLRSVIANHFRPDDHFGFEAASWYWHFVDVVWVGLFIFVYVLGA; from the coding sequence ATGGCTAGTGAAAGCAGTTATTACGTGCCTGAGCAATCAAGGCTGCCAATATTTGCAACGATTGGATTGTTTTTAATAGCTTTTGGAGCTGCCAATTGGATTAATGGAGGAAGTCCATACATTTTCTTTACCGGCGCCTTTGCCATGGCCGCAGTATTGTGGTTCTGGTTTGCTGCAGTAATTAAAGAAAATATGGCTGGTCTGAATAGTGATCAATTGAAACGATCATATGTCTGGGGAATGGGATGGTTTATATTCTCTGAGGTGATGTTTTTTGCTGCTTTCTTTGGGGCCCTCTATTACATAAGAAATTTTTCGGTACCCTGGTTGGGGGGGGAAGGGGATAGAGGAATTTCCAATATGCTTTGGGAAGGGTTTGAAAGTAGTTGGCCTCTGTATGTAACTCCCGATGCTGCTGCACATGGTGATACTGCAAAATTTATGGGTCCGAAGGATGTGATTGACCCGTGGCACTTACCGTTGTGGAATACGATTATTCTTCTGACTTCTAGTGTCACAATCCATTTTGCACACGTATTTCTGAAAAAGAACCAAAGAAATAATTTTAATATTTTATTAACGATTACTGTGTTTCTAGGCGTAATGTTTATATTTCTTCAGGCGAAAGAGTATTACGAAGCCTATCAACATCTCGGCCTGACACTTGAATCTGGAATCTATGGAACAACATTCTTTATGTTGACGGGATTTCATGGAGCTCATGTAACGCTCGGCACAATAATGTTAATAATCATGTTACTCAGGTCGGTAATAGCGAATCATTTCAGACCCGATGACCACTTTGGCTTCGAAGCTGCGAGTTGGTATTGGCACTTCGTTGATGTAGTTTGGGTTGGACTATTTATTTTTGTTTATGTGCTTGGTGCCTGA
- a CDS encoding DUF2909 domain-containing protein produces MWLKIVILVLFLSVLASLSSALFFLLRDMGTPQSKRTLYALGIRILLATLLLLAIWYGFESGILSKTAPWADKY; encoded by the coding sequence ATGTGGCTGAAGATTGTTATTCTTGTCTTATTCCTATCCGTACTTGCCAGTCTTTCAAGTGCGCTTTTTTTTCTATTGAGAGATATGGGTACACCTCAATCCAAGCGAACGCTTTACGCTTTGGGCATAAGGATATTGCTTGCAACACTCTTACTCCTTGCTATCTGGTACGGCTTTGAAAGTGGCATTTTGTCAAAAACCGCACCTTGGGCCGATAAATATTAA
- a CDS encoding SURF1 family protein: MIVETPSASAKGISLPLIRNWPITIFSVGISILFIFLGVWQLDRAKQKVLLKTRVENRLSTQPQKISNLSSYQEYTSVTLEGIYQEKLYFLDNRTRNGLVGYEVLQVFSTESSDWLINRGWIPGGGNRKILPAIEPYRGIRSLQGYLYPINDEPVDNSTLDPLFKNRIQRVDVNFTESIGVINKSWLIRLFADSDTALVTDWIFFNSNPEKHRAYAFQWFSMSIAVCLLWIYSATNIVVWLRCRVCSSKEKEFQNEIK, translated from the coding sequence ATGATAGTAGAAACTCCATCAGCCTCTGCGAAAGGTATCAGTTTACCACTGATTCGCAATTGGCCCATCACGATATTTTCCGTGGGTATATCTATCCTTTTTATCTTTTTGGGTGTGTGGCAGCTGGATAGGGCTAAACAAAAAGTACTGCTTAAGACAAGAGTAGAAAACAGGCTTTCTACACAACCGCAGAAAATATCAAATCTCTCTTCTTATCAAGAATATACATCCGTAACCTTAGAAGGAATTTACCAGGAAAAGTTATATTTTTTAGATAATAGGACTAGAAATGGTTTGGTTGGTTACGAAGTGTTACAAGTGTTTTCAACGGAAAGTTCTGACTGGCTTATCAACCGAGGCTGGATTCCTGGCGGTGGGAACAGAAAAATATTGCCTGCAATAGAACCTTATCGTGGTATAAGGTCACTACAAGGATACTTATACCCCATTAATGATGAGCCGGTGGATAACTCTACTTTAGACCCTCTGTTTAAAAATAGAATTCAGCGAGTAGATGTGAACTTCACTGAATCTATAGGAGTAATAAATAAGAGCTGGTTAATTCGATTATTTGCTGATTCAGATACTGCTTTAGTTACTGACTGGATTTTTTTTAATAGCAATCCTGAGAAACACCGTGCTTATGCATTTCAATGGTTCTCTATGTCAATTGCTGTATGCCTTTTGTGGATCTATTCAGCAACTAACATTGTTGTCTGGTTGCGCTGTAGAGTATGTAGCAGTAAAGAAAAGGAGTTTCAAAATGAAATTAAATAG
- a CDS encoding heme A synthase: MSNQENIKNWRQIIAWTACILAVVVVVLGAFTRLVDAGLGCPDWPGCYGHLTWPNDAKEINRANMIFPDSPVDVSKTWPEMVHRYFAGTLLLFVVLLTCLAWRERQSPTFKQTHILLVIIILQAAFGMWTVTLKLWPQVVTAHLIGGMATLSMIWILCERLGQKTIRLREKYLPTVRRLRPFTLVAVAIVIIQIGLGGWTSSNYAALACPDFPTCHNEWWPEANFSEGFNIAQKIGPNYLGGVLESDARTAIHLAHRVGALIASIMVIILAVFTWRVGLRGWSLWLSGALILQVTLGIANVVMHLPLGIAVAHNAGAAFLLLSLITFSYRIYTLKMVNVSQQDVKLGVVGQDGSLSTVSNVN, translated from the coding sequence ATGTCTAATCAAGAAAATATTAAAAACTGGCGACAAATCATTGCCTGGACTGCCTGCATCTTAGCTGTTGTAGTTGTTGTATTAGGTGCTTTTACCAGACTGGTGGATGCTGGTTTAGGTTGTCCAGACTGGCCTGGGTGCTATGGCCATCTCACTTGGCCAAACGATGCAAAGGAGATTAATAGAGCTAACATGATATTCCCCGATTCACCGGTAGATGTTAGTAAAACCTGGCCAGAAATGGTCCATCGCTATTTTGCGGGAACTTTACTTTTATTCGTTGTATTACTCACTTGTCTTGCCTGGAGGGAGCGGCAATCCCCAACCTTTAAACAAACGCATATTCTTTTGGTAATTATTATATTACAAGCCGCATTTGGTATGTGGACCGTAACTTTAAAGTTATGGCCGCAGGTTGTTACCGCTCACCTGATTGGTGGAATGGCAACCTTGTCTATGATATGGATTCTCTGTGAAAGGTTAGGCCAAAAAACTATACGGTTACGTGAAAAATATTTACCTACTGTAAGGCGCTTGAGACCGTTTACTTTAGTTGCAGTTGCAATAGTGATAATACAAATTGGCCTCGGCGGCTGGACAAGCTCCAATTATGCGGCTTTAGCCTGCCCAGACTTTCCAACCTGTCATAACGAGTGGTGGCCGGAAGCAAACTTTAGTGAAGGTTTTAATATCGCTCAAAAAATTGGACCAAATTATTTGGGTGGTGTGCTTGAGAGCGATGCCCGCACAGCTATACATCTCGCCCATCGAGTGGGTGCACTGATAGCATCAATAATGGTAATTATACTTGCGGTTTTTACCTGGCGAGTGGGATTGAGAGGTTGGTCATTATGGCTTTCAGGTGCTCTTATACTCCAAGTCACTTTAGGAATTGCTAATGTAGTTATGCATTTGCCGTTAGGAATAGCCGTCGCACATAATGCTGGTGCAGCCTTTCTGCTTCTTAGCTTAATAACTTTTAGTTATCGAATATATACATTAAAAATGGTAAATGTAAGTCAACAGGATGTAAAACTTGGTGTAGTGGGGCAGGATGGTAGCTTATCTACCGTTTCAAATGTCAATTAA
- the cyoE gene encoding heme o synthase translates to MAINSVEMRQIQLRDYYELTKPRVVMLMLLTSVIGMFLSVPGMVPLDILLFGNLGIAFCAGSAAAVNHLVDRHIDTKMARTSNRPIAKGRVEPAKAVVFALMLGVTGMLILLLFVNALTAWLTLISLLGYAVIYTMFLKRATPQNIVIGGLAGAAPPLLGWTAVTGEVDGHALLLVLIIFAWTPPHFWALAVHRKEEYARADVPMLPVTHGIPYTNLNIVLYTFILLAVSLLPFATAMFGWLYLLGAVVLGIGFVYWSFVMLLGKNPNAGMETFKYSIIYLMALFCIMLLDHYLISV, encoded by the coding sequence ATGGCCATAAATTCTGTGGAAATGCGTCAAATTCAATTGCGGGACTACTATGAGTTAACTAAGCCGCGAGTAGTTATGCTAATGCTGCTAACCTCCGTTATAGGTATGTTTTTATCTGTTCCTGGAATGGTTCCGCTAGATATTTTGCTATTTGGCAATTTAGGTATTGCCTTTTGTGCCGGGAGTGCAGCCGCAGTAAATCATCTAGTTGATCGTCATATTGATACGAAAATGGCCCGCACTAGTAATCGCCCTATTGCAAAAGGCAGAGTGGAACCTGCGAAAGCAGTGGTTTTTGCTTTGATGCTGGGTGTGACAGGGATGTTAATTTTATTGCTTTTTGTCAATGCCTTGACTGCCTGGCTGACATTAATATCTCTTCTTGGCTATGCTGTGATTTATACCATGTTTCTCAAGCGGGCTACACCACAGAACATTGTTATTGGTGGGCTTGCAGGTGCCGCTCCACCATTGTTGGGTTGGACGGCAGTCACTGGTGAGGTTGACGGGCATGCCTTGCTGTTGGTGCTGATTATTTTTGCCTGGACGCCTCCGCATTTTTGGGCCCTTGCGGTACATAGAAAAGAAGAGTATGCGCGAGCAGATGTACCTATGTTGCCTGTAACTCATGGGATTCCCTATACCAACCTCAATATAGTTTTATATACCTTTATTTTACTGGCAGTCAGTTTATTGCCTTTTGCTACGGCAATGTTCGGATGGTTATATCTGCTGGGCGCTGTAGTGCTTGGAATTGGGTTTGTTTATTGGAGCTTTGTCATGCTTCTTGGGAAAAATCCTAATGCGGGAATGGAGACCTTCAAATATTCGATCATCTATTTAATGGCTTTATTCTGTATCATGCTGTTAGATCACTACTTAATTTCTGTGTGA
- a CDS encoding SCO family protein, which translates to MENQSVEIDSHSTINRQKRGIKVTVFFLLLLILAVLAGFIHKLGQPRIITDAELRINGTVKLQRPRIIEDIQLLSDDSRDFYTKDFRGRWTLVFFGFTHCPDICPTTLSTLNSFYKTLDINTRENTDIVLVSVDPGRDKPEQLGQYVRYFNPDFRGITGDFFELKKFATQLNVPFNKVMLAEGGYTIDHGSQVVLINPRGHYHAFFKAPLDPAKMKLTYRSIRATFNG; encoded by the coding sequence GTGGAAAATCAATCTGTAGAAATAGATAGCCATTCCACGATCAATAGACAAAAGCGTGGAATAAAAGTAACTGTTTTTTTTCTTCTTTTATTAATTCTTGCTGTGCTTGCAGGATTTATTCATAAGCTTGGGCAGCCTCGTATTATTACTGATGCGGAATTGAGAATTAATGGTACCGTGAAACTTCAGAGGCCAAGGATTATTGAGGATATACAATTATTGTCTGATGATAGTAGAGACTTCTATACCAAAGATTTTAGAGGAAGGTGGACTTTAGTATTTTTTGGGTTTACTCACTGTCCGGATATTTGTCCGACAACCCTGTCTACACTTAACAGTTTCTATAAAACATTGGATATCAATACCAGAGAAAATACAGATATTGTACTGGTATCGGTTGATCCAGGCAGAGACAAACCGGAGCAGCTGGGACAATATGTTCGTTATTTTAATCCCGATTTCCGCGGTATCACCGGTGATTTTTTTGAGCTGAAAAAATTTGCTACTCAGCTTAATGTGCCTTTCAATAAGGTAATGCTTGCTGAGGGTGGTTACACAATCGACCATGGTTCACAAGTTGTATTGATCAATCCGAGAGGGCATTATCATGCTTTCTTTAAAGCTCCTCTTGACCCCGCAAAAATGAAGCTAACTTACCGTTCTATAAGAGCAACATTCAATGGTTAG
- a CDS encoding CPBP family intramembrane glutamic endopeptidase has translation MQNEVAELEKNGDQATSSRVSPWAAPLLLSLCVIPFGWSGLIAPLIWIFLRLIESTGGWLRALSFLSVTLLMLVSGLNMLPGSERIQVLPAYSDSSGNLIYASINSGKAVIAIALLAFMLRMKQTFRLTDLPFLLLAILTPVVFGLFLYTPSLKLSGTIAIAAIINLLIVCISEEGFFRWILQRGTEQLLGQWRWLSIPIVATVFVLVHGGWSTDLSAVILLVVASICYALLWSLRQNFWICVMAHWGVNLLHMLLLPYPLPG, from the coding sequence ATGCAAAATGAAGTTGCCGAGTTAGAGAAAAATGGAGATCAGGCAACTTCTAGTAGAGTCAGCCCTTGGGCTGCACCTCTCTTGCTATCTCTCTGTGTCATTCCATTTGGCTGGAGTGGCCTGATAGCGCCATTAATCTGGATTTTTCTGCGCTTGATAGAGTCCACTGGTGGTTGGTTAAGAGCACTATCCTTTTTGTCTGTAACTCTATTGATGTTGGTGTCGGGACTCAACATGCTCCCTGGTAGCGAGCGTATACAGGTGCTTCCTGCATACTCTGATTCAAGTGGTAACTTGATCTATGCCAGTATAAACAGCGGTAAAGCAGTTATTGCAATTGCTTTGTTAGCTTTTATGCTGCGTATGAAACAAACCTTCCGTTTAACAGATCTGCCTTTTCTTTTGCTGGCAATATTAACGCCGGTTGTATTCGGATTATTTTTGTATACACCTTCACTAAAACTTTCTGGCACCATTGCCATTGCTGCAATAATTAATTTATTAATTGTTTGCATTTCTGAAGAAGGGTTTTTTCGATGGATATTACAGCGAGGCACTGAACAGCTTTTAGGACAATGGCGATGGCTGTCTATACCTATTGTGGCTACAGTTTTTGTGCTTGTGCATGGAGGATGGTCTACAGATTTATCCGCAGTTATTTTATTAGTTGTGGCCTCCATTTGTTATGCGTTGCTTTGGTCATTGCGGCAGAATTTTTGGATTTGTGTTATGGCCCATTGGGGAGTAAACCTTTTGCATATGCTATTACTTCCTTATCCATTGCCCGGATAA
- a CDS encoding dipeptidase — MKGYLLIGALYILSCSSVFASEQKDLAQKLVQEYLIVDGHVDLPYRLTQREEDVGIRTEKGDFDFPRAREGGLNAPFMSIYVPAEKEAKGVAKSYADSLIDKVEAMVKRHPDKFAIPKSLDDLLQQVDTGLISLPLGIENGAPIEGDLANLKHFSERGVKYITLTHSKSNHISDSSYDENRPWEGLSAFGKRLVREMNRMGIMIDISHVSDAAFWQVVDLSALPVIASHSSVRHFTPGFERNMNDEMIKALADNGGIIMVNFGSTFISGESLNSYREISELVDKFAQEKGFSKESKEVEDYTDKLAREKFIYADLEDVLNHFDHIRDLVGVDHIGVGSDFDGVGDSLPTGLKDVSDYPNLVKGLLERGYSKEDIKKILGGNLVRVWQANEDYAKRNKG; from the coding sequence TTGAAAGGATATTTATTGATTGGGGCTTTATATATATTATCTTGCAGCTCTGTGTTTGCGAGTGAACAAAAAGATTTGGCACAGAAACTTGTTCAGGAGTATTTAATCGTTGATGGACATGTGGATCTTCCATATCGTCTCACACAAAGAGAGGAAGACGTTGGAATCAGGACAGAGAAAGGAGATTTCGATTTTCCCAGAGCTAGAGAGGGAGGGTTAAATGCACCTTTTATGTCTATTTATGTCCCAGCTGAGAAGGAGGCTAAAGGTGTTGCCAAGTCTTATGCCGATTCATTGATTGATAAAGTAGAGGCAATGGTCAAAAGGCATCCAGATAAATTTGCAATCCCCAAGTCATTAGATGACCTGCTACAGCAAGTTGATACTGGACTAATCTCCTTACCTTTGGGCATAGAAAATGGAGCTCCTATCGAGGGGGACTTAGCCAACTTAAAGCATTTTTCCGAAAGAGGGGTAAAGTACATTACATTAACTCATTCTAAGAGTAATCATATATCCGATTCTTCATATGATGAAAATAGGCCTTGGGAAGGATTGAGTGCTTTCGGCAAGCGATTAGTACGAGAGATGAACCGAATGGGCATCATGATTGATATCTCCCACGTATCAGATGCGGCTTTTTGGCAAGTCGTTGATTTGTCTGCATTGCCGGTTATTGCTTCACACTCTTCTGTGAGACATTTTACGCCGGGCTTTGAGCGAAATATGAATGATGAAATGATAAAAGCACTGGCTGATAATGGCGGTATTATTATGGTGAATTTTGGTTCTACTTTTATCAGTGGAGAGTCGCTGAATTCCTATCGTGAAATAAGTGAACTGGTCGATAAATTCGCACAGGAAAAGGGTTTTTCAAAGGAGAGCAAAGAAGTAGAAGACTATACCGATAAACTAGCCAGGGAAAAGTTTATCTATGCGGATTTAGAAGATGTTCTCAATCATTTTGATCATATTCGCGATTTAGTGGGCGTTGACCATATTGGTGTCGGATCTGATTTTGATGGTGTTGGCGACAGCCTGCCAACTGGTTTAAAAGATGTCTCTGACTACCCTAACTTAGTTAAAGGGTTACTGGAACGTGGCTATAGCAAAGAGGATATTAAAAAAATCCTGGGCGGAAATTTAGTCAGAGTTTGGCAAGCTAACGAGGATTACGCCAAGCGTAATAAAGGATAG